A window of the Trichoplusia ni isolate ovarian cell line Hi5 chromosome 4, tn1, whole genome shotgun sequence genome harbors these coding sequences:
- the LOC113493287 gene encoding KDEL motif-containing protein 1-like produces MLRKSFLYMFFIIELNQALKNEINIFGPGLKPEEIVMPARYFYVNFTNINSLSYKPELNKNLVIDIYGRSKTSEHCRVWVNKLDRKDGTFIVRYKLYETCFDLSIHVYYKRKDVVQSPYKFKGPVYPDQCHCPDIDFEHWLKSYGCSNTYEQIHKDLKPYQDIDMTEKVKKIVQQYHQPESTSFCHYVVKENEIYRNCYGKHIGFNMFSDNILLALSRKVKLPDIELVINLGDWPLVHKGSEPLPVFSWCGSDETFDITMPTYDLTESALENMGRVTLDTLSVQSGAELAWDKREPRAVWRGRDSRAERLKLIDIARANPDLFNASLTNFFFFRDKEAQYGPKQPHISFFKFFDYKYQINIDGTVAAYRLPYLLAGGGTVLKQDSPYYEHFYKQLTPWEHFIPVKRDLSDLVDRVKWARENDDKAQLIAMNAKNFANEHLLPQHVICYHAVLFWEWSKLVKSKVHVEDNMTHVPQAAFECDCRSENRKIREDL; encoded by the exons ATGTTGCGAAAAAGTTTTTtgtacatgttttttattatagaatTAAATCAAGCtctgaaaaatgaaattaacataTTTGGCCCCGGACTAAAACCTGAAGAAATCGTTATGCCGGCacgttatttttatgtaaattttacaaatataaattccTTATC TTACAAGCCTGAattgaataagaacttagtgattGATATTTACGGCCGGTCTAAAACTAGTGAACATTGCCGAGTTTGGGTAAACAAATTGGACAGAAAAGATGGCACGTTTATTGTGCgctataaattatatgaaacatgttttgatttgtctattcatgtttattataaGAGAAAAGATGTAGTGCAGTCTCCTTACAAATTTAAAG GTCCAGTCTACCCTGATCAATGTCATTGTCCAGATATAGATTTTGAACACTGGTTAAAAAGCTATGGTTGCTCCAACACCTATGAACAAATTCACAAAGACCTTAAACCATACCAGGATATAGATATGAcagagaaagtaaaaaaaattgtacagcAATATCATCAGCCTGAAAGTACCAGCTTTTGTCACTATGTCGTTAAAGAAAATGAGATTTATCGCAACTGTTACGGTAAACATATaggttttaatatgttttctgATAACATTTTGTTAGCCCTATCAAGAAAGGTGAAATTACCTGATATAGAACTGGTAATTAATCTTGGTGACTGGCCCTTGGTTCATAAGGGTAGTGAACCATTACCAGTATTTTCATGGTGTGGCAGTGATGAAACATTTGACATTACAATGCCCACCTATGATTTAACAGAATCAGCATTAGAAAATATGGGCAG AGTAACATTGGATACATTGTCAGTTCAAAGTGGTGCAGAGCTAGCTTGGGACAAACGAGAACCTCGAGCCGTTTGGCGCGGCCGTGACTCGCGGGCTGAACGTCTAAAACTGATTGATATCGCACGCGCCAATCCGGATTTATTTAATGCTTCTCTCactaatttctttttctttcgaGACAAGGAGGCTCAATATGGTCCAAAACAAcctcatatttcatttttcaaatttttcgaC tataaatatcaaattaacatCGACGGCACGGTTGCAGCATATCGCTTACCGTACCTCTTAGCTGGCGGCGGCACGGTCTTAAAGCAGGATTCTCCTTACTACGAACACTTCTACAAGCAACTCACTCCTTGGGAACATTTCATACCTGTCAAACGAGATCTTTCCGATTTAGTGGACCGTGTCAAATGGGCGCGCGAAAATGATGACAAAGCGCAACTTATAGCTATGAATGCAAAGAACTTTGCAAATGAACATTTACTTCCACAACATGTCATTTGTTATCATGCTGTATTATTTTGG GAATGGAGTAAATTGGTTAAAAGTAAAGTGCATGTAGAAGATAACATGACGCATGTACCTCAGGCAGCGTTTGAATGCGATTGTAGATCTGAAAACCGTAAGATCCGCGAAGATCTGTAA
- the LOC113493294 gene encoding 39S ribosomal protein L3, mitochondrial encodes MATCNMNILLTTLKKLRIDHTVTRSFQKPRYRPPYWYIQKESVPCQDFLTQDNKQFLEEVVQDKKLNQALVKSPLASIETNQVAQWNSHTRRVGLIARKIGNYPLWTKDGKKVQTTLLQVVDNHVVKYVPPEEFNPMVKSSEIVTSNIKRKLGCLLVGSETVDPSTVTKDYCGIFNSVGLLPKKHLCRFMVSPESYLPPGTPLYATHFRAGDHIDIRAKTMDRGFQGVMKRWGFKGMPASHGVTKTHRRPGNIGAGGQKARVWPGTKMPGHMGNRWRILRGVKILRINTKHNVIWTLGVAIPGETGAMCYLFDTVLPLKKHNSPPPFPTQPFAEDLPLEYFDDSVHAFDQQSISFEES; translated from the exons ATGGCTACTTGCAATATGAATATTTTGCTGACTACTTTGAAGAAATTGAG GATAGATCATACAGTAACTCGTTCCTTTCAAAAACCTAGATATAGACCTCCGTATTGGTATATACAGAAGGAAAGTGTG ccATGTCAAGACTTTTTAACCCaagataataaacaatttcttgAAGAAGTTGTACAAGATAAGAAGTTAAATCAAGCTCTTGTAAAATCTCCCCTTGCCAGCATTGAGACCAACCAAGTAGCTCAGTGGAATTCCCATACTCGCAGAGTTGGACTTATTGCTCGGAAAATTGGTAATTATCCTCTTTGGACTAAAGATGGAAAGAAAGTGCAAACTACACTGTTACAA GTTGTAGACAATCATGTTGTTAAGTACGTGCCTCCTGAAGAATTTAATCCCATGGTAAAGAGCTCAGAAATTGTTACATctaatattaaaaggaaattagGTTGTCTCTTAGTAGGCTCTGAGACTGTAGATCCCAGTACTGTTACAAAAGACTATTGTGGAATCTTTAACAGTGTGGGTCTCTTGCCGAAAAAGCACCTCTGCAGGTTTATGGTATCACCGGAATCCTATCTTCCACCTGGAACTCCATTATATGCCACTCACTTTAGAGCTGGGGACCATATAGACATAAGAGCTAAAAC AATGGACCGAGGATTCCAAGGAGTGATGAAGCGCTGGGGATTCAAAGGAATGCCTGCATCCCATGGTGTTACTAAAACACATAGAAGGCCTGGAAACATTGGAGCTGGGGGACAAAAGGCCCGAGTATGGCCTGGAACTAAAATGCCTGGACATATGGGAAACAG ATGGAGAATTCTTCGTGGCGTAAAAATTCTACGTATCAATACAAAACACAACGTAATCTGGACATTGGGTGTTGCTATACCTGGCGAAACAGGCGCCATGTGCTACCTCTTCGATACAGTTcttccattaaaaaaacataactccCCGCCGCCATTTCCAACGCAACCCTTTGCAGAAGATTTACCTCTAGAATATTTTGACGATTCTGTGCATGCATTTGACCAACAGTCCATTTCATTTGAAGAGTCTTAA
- the LOC113493291 gene encoding proline-rich protein 2-like, translating into MSVAFAARGNRPPLSPAQIQKMLDENAHLIQTIQEYQAKGQLMECHQYQQVLHRNLVYLASVADVNQNIQSILPPPHQLAAGNASQAPPINSPSPSGGDVSGGSQQSYRPPGVSSTPTRPTQSYGQRPYPQNQYQGQYQGAPGVYPPQPQGYGPPSQGYGPPNPSQQPQGYPPNSNYGPPITTTPSNYPPSTHPGPGYPPSSAQQPYAPPPGSPAAAGAPYPVRGASQPSYTGNSVYPPSQAGSNYPNVGVSTYNNTTGSQPQPYQSQPFPNTTPTSAYSTAPTSQPNRSPQPPPSGYSSQNPPSSGYGSPSAQSPTYNSSSHGNNAPPTSVASGAPTSSGPPGQQYPPPGQASPYPPATQPPYSNPSSQPGSPAPSVSTAPPPQTSYPQNPQNYPPAGGGYPPHAYQQGYPPAQYPPSPYPYARAPTPGAPPPGAPQPYPGYGFQPPTQQ; encoded by the exons ATGTCTGTAGCATTCGCTGCACGAGGTAATCGGCCTCCGTTAAGCCCGGCACAGATCCAAAAAATGTTAGATGAAAATGCTCATCTGATTCAAACTATTCAGGAATATCAAGCGAAAGGTCAACTTATGGAATGTCATCAGTATCAACAAGTATTACATAGAAACTTGGTGTACTTGGCTTCAGTGGCCGATGtaaatcaaaacattcaaaGTATTCTACCG CCCCCTCATCAATTGGCAGCTGGTAATGCTTCTCAAGCACCCCCAATAAATTCACCTTCTCCAAGTGGTGGTGATGTATCCGGAGGATCTCAACAGTCTTACAGGCCACCTGGGGTTTCATCAACACCAACAAGACCAACTCAATCTTACGGCCAACGCCCTTATCCACAAAATCAATATCAAGGACAGTATCAAGGTGCCCCAGGAGTTTACCCTCCACAGCCTCAAGGATATGGGCCACCAAGCCAAGGATATGGACCACCTAACCCTTCCCAGCAACCACAGGGTTATCCTCCTAATTCAAACTATGGTCCTCCAATAACTACTACCCCAAGCAATTATCCTCCATCTACTCACCCTGGTCCAGGGTACCCTCCCAGTTCGGCACAACAGCCCTATGCTCCCCCTCCTGGCAGCCCTGCAGCTGCTGGAGCTCCATATCCAGTACGTGGCGCGAGTCAGCCCTCATATACTGGTAATTCTGTTTACCCACCTTCACAAGCAGGTTCAAATTATCCTAATGTTGGGGTCAGTACTTACAACAATACAACGGGATCTCAGCCCCAGCCCTATCAATCTCAACCATTCCCTAACACTACGCCCACATCAGCTTACAGTACAGCGCCCACATCTCAACCAAACCGTTCTCCTCAACCTCCACCTAGTGGATACTCTTCTCAGAATCCACCAAGTTCTGGATATGGATCTCCATCTGCTCAATCACCAACATATAATTCGAGTTCTCATGGAAATAATGCTCCTCCTACTTCAGTTGCCTCAGGGGCACCAACATCGAGTGGTCCACCTGGGCAGCAGTATCCTCCACCAGGACAAGCATCACCTTACCCACCAGCTACTCAGCCTCCATACTCCAATCCATCTTCGCAACCTGGAAGTCCGGCACCTTCTGTGTCAACTGCACCACCCCCACAAACATCATACCCCCAAAATCCGCAGAATTACCCTCCGGCAGGCGGTGGTTATCCGCCCCACGCTTACCAACAAGGCTATCCGCCAGCTCAGTATCCTCCTTCCCCGTACCCATACGCCCGTGCCCCAACACCAGGAGCCCCTCCTCCTGGCGCTCCCCAGCCTTATCCTGGTTATGGGTTCCAACCTCCAACACAACAgtag
- the LOC113493292 gene encoding jmjC domain-containing protein 4: MMIDIECSDIDVPEYSYNNVNFKSRLQNNISDFGVFFKDYMLKNNPCIIQNVISDWDCANKWVKGDEINYNYLIEQYGDLDAPVADCKNIEYNSQCKSNMKVHEFLEYLQSDTNNKLLYLKDWHLRRSRPDDKFYEILPYFAMDWLNEFAVDNKEDDFMFVYIGPQGSWTPLHEDVYCSFSWSVNIVGRKKWILFPPGEEDKLKDQFGNLPLVFEPENHVNVKYYEIIQEKGDALFVPSGWHHQVTNEMKTISVNHNWINACNIEFVWKAMQKCLVCVEKQISEFKDTPEYPAECQLILKSLFGMDFKSFVVFLCYIAKKRISQLQGQSNTSLSKYSLGINTIKFDLRNILKVMNSIQIHPIFQNENILSSIEDDLLQLTNAITKVL; the protein is encoded by the exons atgATGATCGATATCGAATGCTCAGATATAGATGTCCCCGAATATAGTTACAACAATGTGAATTTTAAGTCGAGGTTACAGAATAATATCAGTGATTTCGGAGTTTTTTTCAAAGACTATATGTTAAAAAACAATCCCTgcataatacaaaatgtaatatcCGACTGGGACTGTGCTAATAAATGGGTGAAAGGTGATGAAATCAATTATAACTATTTGATTGAACAGTATGGCGACCTGGATGCTCCGGTTGCTGActgcaaaaatattgaatataactCCCAATGTAAATCTAACATGAAAGTACATGAATTCCTAGAATATTTGCAAAGtgatactaataataaattattgtacttaAAAGATTGGCATCTGAGAAGAAGTAGGCCAGATGATAAGTTTTATGAGATTCTTCCATATTTTGCTATGGATTGGTTGAATGAGTTTGCTGTAGATAATAAAGAAGATGactttatgtttgtttatattggCCCTCAGGGGTCTTG gaCCCCCCTTCATGAGGATGTATATTGTTCCTTCAGTTGGTCTGTCAATATAGTAGGaagaaaaaaatggattttatttcCACCAGGAGAAGAAGACAAATTAAAAGATCAATTTGGTAATCTCCCATTAGTATTTGAACCAGAAAATCatgttaatgtaaaatattatgaaatcatACAGGAGAAAGGAGATGCCTTATTTGTACCATCGGGCTGGCATCACCAAGTTACAAATGAGATGAAAACTATTTCTGTAAACCATAACTGGATAAACGCTTGTAATATAGAATTTGTTTGGAAGGCTATGCAAAAGTGTTTGGTGTGTGTTGAAAAACAGATTTCAGAATTCAAAGATACTCCTGAATATCCAGCTGAGTGCCAGCTCATTCTAAAATCACTATTTGGAATGGATTTCAAGTCTTTTGTGGTTTTCTTATGCTACATAGCCAAGAAAAGGATTTCTCAGTTACAAGGACAGTCAAACACAAGTTTAAGCAAGTACTCACTGGGAATAAATACAATCAAATTtgatttaagaaatatattaaaagttatgaattcaatacaaatacaccccatatttcaaaatgaaaacattttatcctCAATTGAAGATGATTTGTTACAATTAACAAATGCTATTACCAAAGTATTGTAA
- the LOC113493293 gene encoding alpha-methylacyl-CoA racemase, translating to MALKGVKVVEMMGLAPGPLCGTILADFGATVTVVQKMDPNPFDVMSNGKRMISINLKSKEGVNVVKDLCAESDIVLDTFRPGVMEKLGLGPEPLMKQNPRLIFARLTGYGQNGFYKNKAGHDINYVGMSGILSLLGRNKQPPNPPLNILSDFAGGGVLCALGIVMALFERTQSGKGQVIDTSMTEGAAYVGKWLFKSRKLPIWGGEPGTNALDGGLACYQTYKTKDNKFMAVGALEPQFYSQFLQGLQLSEDDYAQVGNTEQSKQKFQEIFLTKTQDEWCQVFKNLDACVTPVLDLDSVDTHKYRASDLSFHRDVNNMVVPEPAPKLVRTPGVSTAHQPLPVPGQHTIEILIELGYKKADIEELIKKGHVSAIKKSNL from the exons ATGGCGCTAAAAGGAGTTAAGGTTGTAGAAATGATGGGATTGGCTCCAGGACCACTATGTGGAACTATTTTGGCCGACTTTGGAGCAACTGTCACCGTTGTTCAAAAA ATGGATCCAAACCCATTTGATGTAATGTCTAACGGCAAACGAATGATTTCGATAAATTTAAAGTCCAAAGAAGGCGTCAATGTAGTAAAAGATCTTTGTGCAGAATCGGATATCGTTTTAGATACGTTTCGACCAGGCGTTATGGAAAAACTTGGACTCGGACCAGAACCATTGATGAAGCAAAATCCTCGACTAATCTTTGCAAGATTAACGGGTTATGGGCAAAACggattttacaaaaacaaagcgGGCCACGATATCAATTACGTTGGAATGTCTGGCATACTTTCCTTACTTGGTAGAAATAAACAACCACCTAACCCACCTCTAAACATTTTGAGCGACTTCGCGGGAGGTGGGGTGTTATGTGCACTAGGTATTGTTATGGCACTGTTTGAAAGAACTCAATCAGGCAAAGGACAAGTGATAGATACAAGCATGACAGAAGGAGCTGCGTATGTCGGAAAGTGGTTATTTAAATCACGAAAATTGCCGATTTGGGGAGGCGAACCCGGCACGAACGCTTTGGATGGAGGTCTGGCGTGctaccaaacatacaaaactAAAGATAACAAATTCATGGCGGTAGGAGCACTTGAACCCCAATTTTATTCTCAATTCTTGCAAGGATTACAACTCTCTGAAGATGATTATGCTCAAGTAGGTAACACTGAACAGAGTAAACAAAAATTCCAAGAAATATTTCTAACGAAAACTCAAGATGAATGGTGTCAAGTTTTCAAAAACTTAGATGCATGTGTCACACCAGTCTTAGACTTAGACTCAGTAGACACACATAAATATCGCGCAAGCGATTTATCCTTCCATAGGGATGTAAATAACATGGTTGTACCTGAACCTGCCCCCAAACTAGTCAGAACTCCAGGAGTGTCTACAGCACATCAACCTTTGCCAGTGCCAGGACAACATACAATAGAAATTTTAATCGAATTAGGATACAAAAAGGCGGATAtagaagaattaattaaaaaaggtcaTGTTTCTGCTATCAAAAAGTCTAATTTATAG
- the LOC113493289 gene encoding phosphorylated CTD-interacting factor 1 isoform X2 yields the protein MNDVRDKVVAGSSTWESNATQSDSSPEIQSSPSASGETPHTPGAPVPLAPHLAAELHPDLLQQGWRKYWSKRENRPYFWNKLSGESMWELPAVKRDFDPITDPLGICHTGPPNAGNMTPGANKRRPSEDNGPPPKKFVLAGPWDIEVPTNVVIYERPPTICPHPHPEIEGFRFTLANKLRQCYQELCHTRESIDAPKDSFNRWLMERKVNDQGGSDPLLPSHCFPEISHSMYEEIMNDIPIKLTHPKFTGDARKQLSRYAEAAKKMIESRNASPESRKVVKWNAEDTFQWLRRTVGATYDDFQDRLAHLRRQCQPHLAETVKASVEGICLKIYHLSAEYARKIREKHSALLKENGIQELQAPLQQAALRKVWCYPVQFAVPAPRPPLVEHFLDRDQTLLRYLGETQVLNAVYLQKLECLYRYSCFDDKKFEQFLSRVWCLLRRYAAWLGAGGEAHLTQMALPVPVLECLHRSFGVTFECFASPLDCYFRQYCSAFADTDSYFGSRGPFLELRPVSGSMVAHPPYCEELLEAALRHMERLLQESAEPLSFVVILPEWPDRQTHALHKLQASHFKRKQVVIPAFEHEYRHGFQHVLTKWGGGTVVVWLQNAAGFARWGPSEERVEALLDAWRPRSKRAEPAPAPDPDPAPPSASPRL from the exons atgAATGATGTTCGTGACAAAGTTGTCGCCGGCTCTTCGACGTGGGAGAGTAATGCAACTCAGAGTGACTCCTCTCCGGAAATTCAGTCGTCACCGAGTGCCAGTGGCGAGACCCCTCATACACCTGGAGCGCCGGTACCGCTAGCCCCACACCTAGCAGCAGAATTACACCCTGATTTATTGCAGCAAGGCTGGCGAAAGTATTGGTCCAAACGTGAGAATAGGCCTTACTTTTGGAACAAATTATCTGGTGAATCTATGTGGGAATTGCCTGCGGTCAAAAGAGATTTTGATCCTATAACAGATCCATTAGGCATTTGTCACACAGGGCCTCCAAATGCAGGAAATATGACCCCAGGTGCAAATAAAAGAAGACCATCTGAGGACAATGGACCTCCACCAAAGAAGTTTGTTTTGGCAGGACCGTGGGATATAGAGGTGCCAACTAATGTTGTTATATATGAACGGCCACCAACTATTTGCCCCCATCCTCATCCAGAAATTGAAGGGTTTAGATTTACTTTGGCAAATAAATTAAGACAATGTTATCAAGAGCTTTGCCACACAAGAGAAAGTATAGATGCTCCTAAAGATTCATTCAATCGCTGGTTAATGGAAAGGAAAGTAAACGATCAGGGTGGTTCCGATCCACTTCTTCCTAGTCATTGTTTTCCTGAAATATCACATTCAATGTATGAGGAAATTATGAATGACATTCCGATAAAGCTTACACATCCAAAGTTCACTGGTGATGCCAGGAAACAACTGTCAAGGTATGCTGAAGCagcaaaaaaaatgatagaatCAAGAAATGCCTCTCCCGAGAGCCGGAAGGTCGTGAAATGGAATGCAGAAGATACTTTTCAATGGCTAAGGCGGACTGTGGGAGCTACATATGATGACTTTCAGGATCGTCTGGCGCACTTGAGG AGGCAATGTCAACCTCATTTGGCAGAAACAGTGAAAGCATCTGTTGAAGGAATTTGTCTCAAGATCTATCACTTATCTGCTGAATATGCCCGAAAAATAAGAGAAAAGCATAGTGCTCTACTCAAGGAGAATGGAATACAG GAACTTCAAGCGCCACTGCAGCAGGCGGCCCTGCGCAAAGTGTGGTGTTATCCGGTACAGTTTGCGGtgccggcgccgcgcccgcctctcGTGGAACATTTCCTCGACCGCGACCAGACTTTGTTGAGGTATCTTGGTGAAACACAGGTCCTCAATGCAGTGTATTTACAAAAACTG GAATGCCTGTACCGGTACAGTTGCTTCGACGACAAGAAGTTCGAGCAGTTCCTGTCGCGCGTGTGGTGCCTGCTGCGGCGCTACGCGGCGTGGCTGGGCGCGGGCGGCGAGGCGCACCTGACGCAGATGGCGCTGCCCGTGCCCGTCTTGGAGTGTCTGCATCGCAGCTTCGGCGTCACCTTCGAGTGCTTCGCCAGCCCGCTCGACTGCTACTTCCGACAATACTGCTCCGCATTTGCTGATACTGACTCCTATTTTGGGTCCCGAGG ACCATTCCTAGAACTTCGTCCAGTGTCGGGATCGATGGTGGCACATCCGCCTTATTGTGAAGAGTTGTTAGAAGCGGCACTGAGACACATGGAGAGGCTACTGCAGGAGTCTGCTGAGCCACTCAGCTTTGTAGTTATACTACCTGAGTGGCCAGACAGACAAACACATGCCCTGCATAAACTTCAAGCTAGCcactttaaaagaaaacag gtGGTTATTCCAGCTTTTGAGCACGAGTACAGACATGGGTTCCAACATGTGCTTACAAA ATGGGGCGGCGGCACGGTGGTGGTGTGGCTGCAGAACGCGGCCGGCTTCGCGCGCTGGGGGCCCTCCGAGGAGCGCGTGGAGGCGCTGCTGGACGCGTGGCGCCCGCGCAGCAAGCGCGccgagcccgcgcccgcgcccgaccCCGACCCCGCGCCGCCCAGCGCCAGCCCCCGGCTCTAG
- the LOC113493289 gene encoding phosphorylated CTD-interacting factor 1 isoform X1, translating into MNDVRDKVVAGSSTWESNATQSDSSPEIQSSPSASGETPHTPGAPVPLAPHLAAELHPDLLQQGWRKYWSKRENRPYFWNKLSGESMWELPAVKRDFDPITDPLGICHTGPPNAGNMTPGANKRRPSEDNGPPPKKFVLAGPWDIEVPTNVVIYERPPTICPHPHPEIEGFRFTLANKLRQCYQELCHTRESIDAPKDSFNRWLMERKVNDQGGSDPLLPSHCFPEISHSMYEEIMNDIPIKLTHPKFTGDARKQLSRYAEAAKKMIESRNASPESRKVVKWNAEDTFQWLRRTVGATYDDFQDRLAHLRRQCQPHLAETVKASVEGICLKIYHLSAEYARKIREKHSALLKENGIQELQAPLQQAALRKVWCYPVQFAVPAPRPPLVEHFLDRDQTLLRYLGETQVLNAVYLQKLECLYRYSCFDDKKFEQFLSRVWCLLRRYAAWLGAGGEAHLTQMALPVPVLECLHRSFGVTFECFASPLDCYFRQYCSAFADTDSYFGSRGPFLELRPVSGSMVAHPPYCEELLEAALRHMERLLQESAEPLSFVVILPEWPDRQTHALHKLQASHFKRKQVVIPAFEHEYRHGFQHVLTKNEVYFRWGGGTVVVWLQNAAGFARWGPSEERVEALLDAWRPRSKRAEPAPAPDPDPAPPSASPRL; encoded by the exons atgAATGATGTTCGTGACAAAGTTGTCGCCGGCTCTTCGACGTGGGAGAGTAATGCAACTCAGAGTGACTCCTCTCCGGAAATTCAGTCGTCACCGAGTGCCAGTGGCGAGACCCCTCATACACCTGGAGCGCCGGTACCGCTAGCCCCACACCTAGCAGCAGAATTACACCCTGATTTATTGCAGCAAGGCTGGCGAAAGTATTGGTCCAAACGTGAGAATAGGCCTTACTTTTGGAACAAATTATCTGGTGAATCTATGTGGGAATTGCCTGCGGTCAAAAGAGATTTTGATCCTATAACAGATCCATTAGGCATTTGTCACACAGGGCCTCCAAATGCAGGAAATATGACCCCAGGTGCAAATAAAAGAAGACCATCTGAGGACAATGGACCTCCACCAAAGAAGTTTGTTTTGGCAGGACCGTGGGATATAGAGGTGCCAACTAATGTTGTTATATATGAACGGCCACCAACTATTTGCCCCCATCCTCATCCAGAAATTGAAGGGTTTAGATTTACTTTGGCAAATAAATTAAGACAATGTTATCAAGAGCTTTGCCACACAAGAGAAAGTATAGATGCTCCTAAAGATTCATTCAATCGCTGGTTAATGGAAAGGAAAGTAAACGATCAGGGTGGTTCCGATCCACTTCTTCCTAGTCATTGTTTTCCTGAAATATCACATTCAATGTATGAGGAAATTATGAATGACATTCCGATAAAGCTTACACATCCAAAGTTCACTGGTGATGCCAGGAAACAACTGTCAAGGTATGCTGAAGCagcaaaaaaaatgatagaatCAAGAAATGCCTCTCCCGAGAGCCGGAAGGTCGTGAAATGGAATGCAGAAGATACTTTTCAATGGCTAAGGCGGACTGTGGGAGCTACATATGATGACTTTCAGGATCGTCTGGCGCACTTGAGG AGGCAATGTCAACCTCATTTGGCAGAAACAGTGAAAGCATCTGTTGAAGGAATTTGTCTCAAGATCTATCACTTATCTGCTGAATATGCCCGAAAAATAAGAGAAAAGCATAGTGCTCTACTCAAGGAGAATGGAATACAG GAACTTCAAGCGCCACTGCAGCAGGCGGCCCTGCGCAAAGTGTGGTGTTATCCGGTACAGTTTGCGGtgccggcgccgcgcccgcctctcGTGGAACATTTCCTCGACCGCGACCAGACTTTGTTGAGGTATCTTGGTGAAACACAGGTCCTCAATGCAGTGTATTTACAAAAACTG GAATGCCTGTACCGGTACAGTTGCTTCGACGACAAGAAGTTCGAGCAGTTCCTGTCGCGCGTGTGGTGCCTGCTGCGGCGCTACGCGGCGTGGCTGGGCGCGGGCGGCGAGGCGCACCTGACGCAGATGGCGCTGCCCGTGCCCGTCTTGGAGTGTCTGCATCGCAGCTTCGGCGTCACCTTCGAGTGCTTCGCCAGCCCGCTCGACTGCTACTTCCGACAATACTGCTCCGCATTTGCTGATACTGACTCCTATTTTGGGTCCCGAGG ACCATTCCTAGAACTTCGTCCAGTGTCGGGATCGATGGTGGCACATCCGCCTTATTGTGAAGAGTTGTTAGAAGCGGCACTGAGACACATGGAGAGGCTACTGCAGGAGTCTGCTGAGCCACTCAGCTTTGTAGTTATACTACCTGAGTGGCCAGACAGACAAACACATGCCCTGCATAAACTTCAAGCTAGCcactttaaaagaaaacag gtGGTTATTCCAGCTTTTGAGCACGAGTACAGACATGGGTTCCAACATGTGCTTACAAA GAACGAGGTGTACTTCAGATGGGGCGGCGGCACGGTGGTGGTGTGGCTGCAGAACGCGGCCGGCTTCGCGCGCTGGGGGCCCTCCGAGGAGCGCGTGGAGGCGCTGCTGGACGCGTGGCGCCCGCGCAGCAAGCGCGccgagcccgcgcccgcgcccgaccCCGACCCCGCGCCGCCCAGCGCCAGCCCCCGGCTCTAG